The following DNA comes from Cucumis sativus cultivar 9930 chromosome 7, Cucumber_9930_V3, whole genome shotgun sequence.
TCGCCGCGAGATTCGGATGGCCATGGTACACATACAGCGTCCATTGCCGCAGGTCGTTATGTGTTTCCAGCTTCAACTTTGGGGTATGCTCGTGGTAAAGCTGCTGGAATGGCTCCTAAGGCCCGTCTTGCTGCTTATAAAGTGTGCTGGAACGCCGGCTGTTACGACTCCGACATTCTTGCTGCTTTTGATGCTGCCGTTTCCGACGGTGTTGATGTTGTATCACTCAGCGTCGGTGGTGTGGTTGTCCCGTACTATCTCGATGCCATCGCTATTGGGGCTTATCGAGCTGTGGCTGCCGGTGTTTTTGTCTCCGCATCGGCCGGTAATGGTGGTCCAGGTGGGCTCACTGTTACTAATGTAGCACCATGGGTTACAACAGTAGGAGCTGGAACCATGGATAGAGATTTTCCAGCTGATGTTAAGCTCGGAAATGGGAGGGTTGTACTTGGTACTAGTGTCTATGGCGGACCGGCTTTGATTCCGGGTCGTTTGTATCCTCTTATTTATGCAGGAACTGAAGGCGGTGATGGATATTCTTCGTCTCTATGCTTAGAAGGTTCGTTGAACCCCAATTTAGTGAAAGGGAAGATTGTACTTTGTGACAGGGGAATCAATTCAAGAGCTGCTAAAGGTGAGGTTGTGAAAAAGGCTGGAGGATTGGGAATGATTTTAGCAAATGGGGTCTTTGACGGTGAGGGTTTGGTAGCTGACTGCCACGTACTACCTGCAACCGCCGTCGGTGCTTCCGGCGGCGACGAGATTCGCAAATATATTGCAGAAGCAGCGAAGTCTCATTTACAGCCAACCGCTACAATTTTGTTCAAGGGAACTCGGCTTGGAGTTAGGCCAGCACCGGTTGTTGCTTCATTTTCAGCTCGAGGTCCAAATCCAGAGTCACCTGAAATTGTAAAGCCGGATGTGATTGCGCCTGGGTTGAACATTCTTGCCGCTTGGCCTGACAAAATTGGGCCTTCTGGAATTCCCACAGATAAGCGTACCACTGAGTTCAACATACTTTCGGGCACGTCCATGGCTTGTCCTCATGTCTCTGGCTTAGCTGCCCTGCTGAAGGCTGCACACCCAGGATGGAGTCCAGCAGCTATAAAATCAGCCCTGATGACCACAGCTTATACTTTGGACAACCGGGGTGAGACGATGTTAGATGAATCTTCAGGCAATACATCCACGGTTTTGGACTTTGGAGCTGGCCATGTTCACCCACAAAAGGCAATGGACCCTGGTTTAATCTATGACCTGAATACATATGATTACGTTGATTTCTTGTGCAACTCCAATTACACTACTAAGAATATCCAAGTTATTACTGGGAAGATAGCAGATTGTAGTGGGGCGAAAAGGGCTGGACATAGTGGGAATTTGAATTACCCTTCATTGGCCGTGGTGTTTCAACAATATGGTAAGCATAAGATGTCTA
Coding sequences within:
- the LOC101210434 gene encoding subtilisin-like protease SBT1.5 yields the protein MAVLLRAFFLFSLLIPFSSSSSIDASKKTFIVQVHKDSKPSIFPTHKNWYESSLASISSVNDVGAIIHTYETLFHGFSAKLSPLEVEKLQTLPHVASIIPEQVRHPHTTRSPEFLGLKTSDSAGLLKESDFGSDLVIGVIDTGIWPERQSFNDRDLGPVPSKWKGQCLVAKDFPATSCNRKLIGARFFCSGYEATNGKMNETTEYRSPRDSDGHGTHTASIAAGRYVFPASTLGYARGKAAGMAPKARLAAYKVCWNAGCYDSDILAAFDAAVSDGVDVVSLSVGGVVVPYYLDAIAIGAYRAVAAGVFVSASAGNGGPGGLTVTNVAPWVTTVGAGTMDRDFPADVKLGNGRVVLGTSVYGGPALIPGRLYPLIYAGTEGGDGYSSSLCLEGSLNPNLVKGKIVLCDRGINSRAAKGEVVKKAGGLGMILANGVFDGEGLVADCHVLPATAVGASGGDEIRKYIAEAAKSHLQPTATILFKGTRLGVRPAPVVASFSARGPNPESPEIVKPDVIAPGLNILAAWPDKIGPSGIPTDKRTTEFNILSGTSMACPHVSGLAALLKAAHPGWSPAAIKSALMTTAYTLDNRGETMLDESSGNTSTVLDFGAGHVHPQKAMDPGLIYDLNTYDYVDFLCNSNYTTKNIQVITGKIADCSGAKRAGHSGNLNYPSLAVVFQQYGKHKMSTHFIRTVTNVGDANSIYKVTIKPPSGISVTVEPEKLAFRRVGQKLSFLVRVQAMAVRLSPGSSSMKSGSIIWTDGKHEVTSPLVVTMQQPLQ